A region from the Variovorax sp. V93 genome encodes:
- the pyrR gene encoding bifunctional pyr operon transcriptional regulator/uracil phosphoribosyltransferase PyrR: MSSIPDAEALYTGLLAGVKTLMRPDTKLVGITSGGAWLVERLQKDLGLPGAPGVISSAMHRDDFARRGLSASAQTALPFDVNGADVLLLDDVLYTGRTIRAVLNELFDFGRPACVRLAVLVDRGGRELPVAADFAAAKLTLPDTQLLALARADDGAFSLKVEESK; encoded by the coding sequence GTGAGTTCAATACCCGATGCCGAAGCGCTCTACACAGGGCTCCTGGCGGGCGTGAAAACGCTGATGCGCCCCGACACCAAGCTAGTGGGCATCACCTCCGGCGGCGCCTGGCTGGTCGAGCGGCTGCAGAAGGACCTGGGCCTGCCTGGGGCACCCGGCGTCATTTCGTCGGCCATGCACCGCGACGACTTCGCGCGCCGCGGCCTCTCGGCCAGCGCGCAGACCGCGCTGCCCTTCGATGTGAACGGCGCCGACGTGCTGCTGCTGGACGACGTGCTCTACACCGGCCGCACGATCCGCGCGGTGCTCAACGAGCTGTTCGACTTCGGCCGCCCGGCCTGCGTGCGGCTCGCGGTGCTGGTGGACCGCGGCGGACGCGAACTGCCGGTGGCGGCCGATTTCGCGGCCGCGAAGCTCACGCTGCCCGATACGCAGCTGCTCGCATTGGCCCGCGCCGACGACGGCGCGTTCAGCCTCAAGGTGGAAGAAAGCAAGTAA
- a CDS encoding YqgE/AlgH family protein, which produces MAADSAPMNLTHHFLIAMPGMEDKTFNRSVVYLCEHSERGALGLVINKPSDINLKVLFEKIELHLSRPELGDAPVFQGGPVQTERGFVLHEPVFTHAEKPEESVYASTMTIPGGLEMTTSKDVLEALATGAGPRKVLVSLGYSAWGEGQLESELAENSWLTVGADPAVIFDTPVEQRYDRALLLLGLEAWKLSPEAGHA; this is translated from the coding sequence ATGGCTGCCGATTCTGCCCCGATGAACCTCACGCATCACTTCCTGATCGCGATGCCGGGGATGGAAGATAAAACTTTCAACCGCAGCGTCGTCTACCTGTGCGAGCACAGCGAGCGCGGCGCGCTCGGGCTGGTGATCAACAAACCCAGCGACATCAACCTGAAGGTGCTGTTCGAGAAGATCGAACTGCACCTGTCACGTCCCGAACTCGGCGACGCACCCGTCTTCCAGGGCGGGCCGGTGCAGACCGAACGCGGCTTCGTGCTGCACGAGCCGGTGTTCACCCATGCCGAAAAGCCCGAGGAATCGGTCTACGCCTCGACCATGACCATTCCCGGCGGACTCGAGATGACCACCTCCAAGGACGTGCTCGAGGCCCTGGCCACCGGCGCGGGCCCGCGCAAGGTGCTGGTTTCGCTGGGTTATTCGGCCTGGGGCGAGGGGCAGCTCGAGTCCGAACTGGCCGAGAACAGCTGGCTCACCGTGGGCGCCGATCCGGCCGTGATCTTCGACACCCCGGTCGAGCAGCGCTACGACAGGGCGCTGCTGCTGCTGGGCCTGGAAGCCTGGAAACTGTCGCCGGAAGCGGGACACGCCTGA
- a CDS encoding DUF4242 domain-containing protein has product MPKFLIERHIPGAGKFTPADLKAISQKSCGVLGSMGPEIQWVHSYVTDDRIYCIYQAANEALVRRHAELGGFPADRVDRVYSVIDPATAE; this is encoded by the coding sequence ATGCCCAAATTCCTCATCGAACGGCACATCCCCGGCGCCGGCAAGTTCACGCCGGCAGACCTGAAAGCCATTTCGCAGAAGTCCTGCGGCGTGCTGGGCAGCATGGGCCCCGAGATCCAGTGGGTCCACAGCTACGTGACCGACGACCGGATCTACTGCATCTACCAGGCGGCCAACGAGGCGCTGGTGCGCAGGCATGCGGAACTCGGCGGCTTTCCGGCCGACCGGGTGGACCGGGTGTACAGCGTGATCGACCCGGCCACGGCCGAGTGA
- a CDS encoding TonB-dependent receptor, with protein MSFCPCDLLARSLAVSALALGFALEAHAQPTPLDDGETLPAITVDARGRSEAAQQVPIPLTSIDGEALETQQSWRLEDLQQWLPSTSITFGDPRQSAIAVRGVGRNPSNDGLEGSTGIYLDNVYLGRAGMATFDLLDIERVDLLRGPQGTLFGKNTTAGVLALHTRPPSRETERSLQLSIGQRGLAQGQAIFSGALSEETAGRLLVYGTHERGNIENIYDGGSVNGGNRSGIRGQWLLRRGDAFSLRLIADAHRERSTYGTRVIYSLGSGPAAARARAGGATGIVTDPRRYAVNTDGVERVDLDQGGVSAEASWKLGSGATVTSITAGRSWKFVPTTNDNLNIPVLIDGGSRVRQQQFSQELRYAGPTGGAVDYVVGAFYMRQRMRNEIFTVFGPRADIVLQGTSLPVLANASTVSFGALDTESFALFSQATWHATSRLDLTAGLRITQERKDGRTHRGDSTGGAAATAFLRNRPIVLGAYDTGPLAIRKTSPSALLGSSYRLDDDAIGYASFSHGERSGGINLAGPGAAPGPLGASSLIIGPERVDSLDVGVKSSLWNDRLTLNLNAFSAGVRGYQTSMFVPAGAGAGNYVEILTNAGDLRSRGLELDATARPTRGLTVWANAAFNDARYRRYEDAPCPSERAFMPQGRCSLTGRQVAGTPRWTFNVGAEYRRSVSPTTQHFVSAAYAWRSAQDGTLDGSVHSRIPAYGLLNLATGWKVARGNEIWSISLWLRNALDKKYFPTVAATANGAYVASVGTPRTLGLTVRLDY; from the coding sequence ATGTCCTTCTGCCCATGCGATCTCCTCGCCCGTTCCCTGGCCGTCAGCGCGCTCGCCCTCGGGTTCGCCCTGGAGGCCCATGCACAGCCGACGCCTTTGGACGATGGCGAAACGCTCCCCGCCATCACCGTGGATGCCAGGGGCCGTTCGGAAGCCGCCCAGCAAGTTCCGATCCCGCTGACTTCGATCGATGGGGAGGCCCTCGAGACGCAGCAAAGCTGGCGGCTCGAAGACCTGCAGCAATGGTTGCCGAGTACCAGCATCACCTTCGGCGATCCGCGGCAATCGGCCATCGCGGTGCGCGGCGTCGGCAGGAATCCATCGAACGACGGCCTCGAGGGCAGCACCGGCATCTACCTCGACAACGTCTACCTGGGCCGCGCGGGCATGGCGACATTCGACCTGCTCGACATCGAGCGCGTGGACCTGCTGCGCGGCCCACAAGGGACGCTATTCGGCAAGAACACGACCGCTGGCGTGCTGGCGTTGCACACGCGGCCGCCGAGCCGCGAGACCGAGCGCAGCCTGCAACTCTCGATCGGACAGCGCGGCCTTGCGCAGGGGCAAGCCATCTTCTCGGGCGCCTTGTCGGAAGAGACGGCGGGCCGGCTGCTGGTGTACGGCACCCATGAACGCGGCAACATCGAGAACATCTACGATGGCGGCAGCGTCAACGGAGGCAATCGATCCGGCATTCGCGGCCAGTGGCTGCTGCGCCGTGGCGACGCCTTCAGCCTGCGCCTGATCGCAGATGCGCACCGCGAGCGCTCCACGTACGGCACCCGCGTCATCTACTCGCTGGGAAGCGGACCGGCGGCAGCCCGCGCACGGGCCGGCGGCGCCACCGGCATCGTCACCGACCCGCGGCGCTATGCGGTCAACACCGACGGCGTAGAGCGGGTCGATCTCGACCAGGGTGGCGTGTCGGCCGAAGCGAGCTGGAAGCTCGGGTCCGGCGCCACCGTCACGTCCATCACCGCCGGCCGCTCATGGAAGTTCGTGCCGACGACCAATGACAACCTCAATATCCCCGTGCTGATCGACGGCGGCTCCCGCGTGCGCCAGCAGCAGTTCTCGCAGGAGCTGCGCTACGCGGGGCCCACCGGCGGTGCGGTCGACTATGTGGTGGGCGCGTTCTACATGCGCCAGCGCATGCGCAACGAGATATTCACCGTGTTCGGCCCGCGGGCGGACATCGTTCTGCAGGGAACGTCCTTGCCGGTGCTCGCCAACGCGAGCACCGTGAGCTTCGGCGCGCTCGACACGGAGAGCTTCGCGCTCTTCTCCCAAGCCACCTGGCACGCCACGTCCAGGCTCGACCTCACGGCCGGCCTGCGCATCACGCAGGAGCGCAAGGACGGGCGCACCCATCGCGGCGATTCGACCGGTGGTGCCGCTGCCACCGCGTTCCTGCGCAATCGTCCGATCGTGCTTGGTGCCTACGACACAGGCCCCCTGGCCATCCGGAAGACCAGCCCATCGGCGCTCCTGGGTTCGAGCTACCGGCTGGATGACGATGCGATCGGCTACGCGAGCTTTTCGCACGGCGAGCGATCGGGCGGGATCAATCTGGCGGGGCCGGGTGCCGCTCCCGGCCCGCTCGGCGCCTCGTCGCTGATCATCGGGCCCGAACGTGTCGACAGCCTGGACGTCGGCGTCAAGAGCAGCCTGTGGAATGATCGCCTGACACTCAACCTGAACGCCTTCTCGGCAGGCGTGCGCGGCTACCAGACGTCGATGTTCGTGCCCGCCGGCGCAGGCGCGGGCAACTACGTCGAGATCCTCACGAATGCGGGCGATCTCCGTAGCCGGGGACTGGAGCTGGATGCCACTGCGCGACCGACGCGCGGGCTGACCGTGTGGGCCAACGCTGCCTTCAACGATGCACGCTATCGACGCTATGAGGACGCGCCTTGTCCGTCAGAACGCGCGTTCATGCCGCAGGGGCGCTGCAGCCTGACCGGACGGCAGGTTGCCGGGACGCCGCGCTGGACATTCAACGTGGGCGCCGAATACCGCAGGTCCGTGAGCCCCACCACCCAGCACTTCGTTTCAGCGGCCTACGCGTGGCGGTCCGCACAGGACGGCACGCTCGACGGGTCGGTCCACTCGCGCATCCCGGCCTATGGCCTGCTGAACCTCGCCACCGGTTGGAAGGTCGCACGGGGCAATGAAATCTGGAGCATTTCGCTTTGGTTGCGCAACGCGCTCGACAAGAAGTATTTCCCGACCGTGGCCGCGACCGCGAACGGTGCCTACGTGGCATCGGTCGGGACGCCGCGCACGCTGGGACTGACAGTCCGGCTGGACTACTGA
- a CDS encoding AraC family transcriptional regulator, which produces MDVLSDVLRTIRLEGALFLNGDMHAPWCFKVPKGAHMAQLLRPGAQRLAICHLVLQGECWAQVDGKEPIRAHAGDVIAVPHGDSHVLGSGLLQAAVDVAHVVNPRAPELERIRYGGNGERTVLVCSWFAYEGDAPNPLMANIPRLFTTSLRSRPAGPWIEQSVNYVLGDAASRTPGSEMVAAKVAEVLFAEVLRGYIESMPANNPGWLAGLRDPHVSRCLALMHGEPARNWTVDELAQEVHVSRSVLADRFTELVGAPPMHYLARWRMILAAGMLRKDQGNLARIAEGVGYESEAAFNRAFKREYGVSPGVWRQNGARALAPDAVP; this is translated from the coding sequence ATGGATGTCTTGTCGGACGTGCTGCGGACCATCCGCCTGGAGGGCGCGCTGTTCCTCAACGGGGACATGCATGCGCCCTGGTGCTTCAAGGTGCCCAAGGGCGCGCACATGGCGCAACTGCTCAGGCCCGGCGCGCAGCGGCTGGCCATCTGCCACCTCGTGCTGCAAGGCGAATGCTGGGCCCAGGTCGACGGCAAAGAACCGATCCGCGCGCATGCCGGCGACGTGATCGCCGTGCCGCATGGCGACTCGCACGTGCTGGGCAGCGGCCTGCTCCAGGCGGCGGTGGATGTGGCGCATGTGGTGAACCCGCGCGCGCCCGAACTGGAGCGCATCCGCTACGGCGGCAATGGTGAGCGCACGGTGCTGGTGTGCAGCTGGTTCGCATACGAAGGCGATGCGCCCAACCCCCTCATGGCGAACATTCCGCGCCTGTTCACCACGTCGCTGCGCAGCAGGCCGGCGGGCCCGTGGATCGAGCAGTCCGTCAACTACGTGCTGGGCGATGCGGCATCGCGCACGCCCGGTTCCGAGATGGTCGCCGCCAAGGTGGCGGAGGTGCTGTTCGCCGAAGTGCTGCGCGGCTACATCGAATCCATGCCCGCCAACAATCCCGGCTGGCTGGCGGGCCTGCGCGACCCCCACGTGAGCCGCTGCCTGGCGCTGATGCACGGCGAACCCGCACGCAACTGGACGGTCGATGAGCTGGCGCAGGAGGTTCACGTCTCGCGCAGCGTGCTGGCGGACCGCTTCACCGAGCTGGTGGGCGCGCCGCCCATGCACTACCTGGCGCGCTGGCGCATGATCCTGGCCGCCGGCATGCTGCGCAAGGACCAGGGCAACCTGGCGCGCATTGCCGAAGGTGTCGGCTACGAATCGGAAGCGGCTTTCAACCGCGCATTCAAGCGCGAGTACGGCGTGTCGCCGGGGGTTTGGCGGCAGAACGGGGCGCGGGCCTTGGCGCCGGATGCGGTGCCGTGA
- a CDS encoding lysophospholipid acyltransferase family protein, translating into MVHSLKACWRLLHAVGHALGGWWTIRFTFPGLSQVERNLRVQQWSQRLLEIMGIALQVQGTPPAQGPVLLISNHLSWLDITAIHAACHVRFVSKAGVKHWPLIGTLSTGAGSLYIERERRRDALRVVHHMTEALRNGDLIGVFPEGTTSDGRGLLPFHANLLQAAISSGAPVLPAALRFADAATGETSQAPRYIDDDNLLTSLWNTLRAPPLLAIVRFGEPQPSHGRDRRAWAQALHEDVQQLRRETH; encoded by the coding sequence ATGGTTCATTCACTGAAGGCCTGCTGGCGCCTGCTGCATGCGGTCGGGCACGCGCTGGGTGGCTGGTGGACGATCCGCTTCACCTTTCCGGGCCTTTCGCAGGTGGAGCGCAACCTGCGCGTGCAGCAGTGGTCGCAGCGCCTGCTCGAGATCATGGGCATCGCGCTCCAGGTGCAGGGCACGCCGCCCGCCCAGGGGCCGGTGCTGCTCATCAGCAATCACCTCTCGTGGCTCGACATCACGGCCATCCACGCCGCCTGCCACGTGCGCTTTGTCTCGAAGGCGGGCGTGAAGCACTGGCCGCTGATCGGCACGCTGTCCACCGGCGCGGGTTCGCTCTACATCGAGCGCGAACGCCGCCGCGATGCGCTGCGCGTGGTGCACCACATGACCGAGGCGCTGCGCAACGGCGACCTGATCGGGGTGTTCCCGGAAGGCACGACGAGCGACGGGCGCGGGCTGCTGCCCTTCCATGCCAACCTGCTGCAGGCCGCCATTTCGTCGGGCGCGCCCGTGCTGCCGGCCGCATTGCGCTTTGCCGATGCGGCCACCGGGGAAACCAGCCAGGCGCCGCGCTACATCGACGACGACAACCTGCTGACCTCGCTCTGGAACACGCTGCGCGCGCCGCCGCTCCTGGCGATCGTGCGCTTCGGCGAGCCGCAGCCCTCGCACGGGCGCGACCGCCGCGCCTGGGCCCAGGCGCTGCACGAAGACGTGCAGCAGCTGCGCCGCGAGACCCACTAG
- a CDS encoding FAD-binding domain-containing protein, which produces MPPILLAVDKTYPKGLMWFRRDLRVDDNAALYHALRACRQVVCVFVFDRAILDPLPRIDRRVEFIRESLVELEEELRALSGGLIVRHANAIEEIPALAHSLDVQAVFANRDNEPDALARDAQVLGALANAGVSFYTYKDSTVFERDEVLNKTGQPYTVFTPYKRAWLAKVDSFFLKPYPVRSHADALAPPPAADRTPVPSLEDLGFGRSNLSELGIPTGSQGAATLFEDFFQRIDRYDAARNFPAVRGPSYLGVHLRFGTVSIRQLAGIAHQLFLQGDAGAATWLSELIWREFYFQILVHFPHVHSDGESKSFRPEYDKIQWHHGKHADQLFEAWCQGRTGYPLVDAAMLQINQSGYMHNRLRMVVASFLCKDLGLDWRRGERYFALHLNDFELASNNGNWQWASSSGCDAQPWFRIFNPVTQSERFDPEGKFIRRYLPQLAGLSNAAIHAPWTASPVELEAAGIKLGETYPRPVVDHAEAREQTLRRYGAVRGADQPPLSGASARSPRRRRSVP; this is translated from the coding sequence ATGCCGCCGATTTTACTGGCCGTCGACAAGACCTATCCCAAAGGGCTCATGTGGTTTCGCCGCGACCTGCGCGTGGACGACAACGCGGCCCTGTACCACGCGCTGCGGGCCTGCCGGCAGGTGGTGTGCGTTTTCGTGTTCGACCGGGCGATCCTGGACCCCCTGCCCCGCATCGACCGGCGCGTGGAATTCATCCGGGAATCGCTGGTGGAGCTCGAGGAAGAACTGCGGGCGCTGAGCGGCGGGCTGATCGTGCGGCACGCCAACGCCATCGAGGAAATCCCGGCGCTCGCGCACAGCCTGGACGTGCAGGCCGTCTTCGCCAACCGCGACAACGAGCCCGACGCGCTGGCGCGCGATGCCCAGGTGCTGGGCGCCCTGGCCAACGCGGGCGTGAGCTTCTATACCTACAAGGACTCCACCGTCTTCGAGCGCGACGAGGTGCTCAACAAGACAGGCCAGCCGTACACGGTGTTCACGCCCTACAAGCGGGCCTGGCTCGCCAAGGTCGACTCCTTCTTCCTGAAGCCGTACCCGGTGCGCAGCCATGCCGACGCGCTGGCGCCGCCGCCTGCGGCCGATCGCACGCCGGTGCCTTCGCTCGAGGATCTCGGCTTTGGGCGGAGCAATCTTTCCGAACTCGGCATTCCCACCGGCAGCCAGGGCGCGGCAACGCTGTTCGAGGACTTCTTCCAGCGCATCGACCGCTATGACGCCGCGCGCAATTTTCCGGCGGTGCGGGGGCCGAGCTACCTGGGCGTGCACCTGCGCTTCGGCACGGTGTCGATCCGGCAGCTCGCCGGGATTGCGCACCAGCTCTTCCTGCAGGGCGACGCGGGCGCGGCCACCTGGCTCAGCGAGCTGATCTGGCGCGAGTTCTATTTCCAGATCCTGGTGCACTTTCCGCACGTGCATTCGGACGGCGAGTCGAAGAGCTTCCGGCCCGAGTACGACAAGATCCAGTGGCACCACGGCAAGCATGCCGACCAGCTGTTCGAGGCCTGGTGCCAGGGCCGCACGGGCTACCCGCTGGTGGACGCGGCCATGCTGCAGATCAACCAGAGCGGCTACATGCACAACCGCCTGCGCATGGTGGTGGCCAGCTTCCTCTGCAAGGACCTGGGGTTGGACTGGCGTCGCGGCGAGCGCTACTTTGCGCTGCACCTGAACGACTTCGAGCTGGCTTCGAACAACGGCAACTGGCAATGGGCCAGCTCCAGCGGCTGCGACGCCCAGCCCTGGTTCCGCATCTTCAACCCGGTGACGCAGAGCGAGCGCTTCGACCCCGAGGGCAAGTTCATCCGGCGCTACCTGCCGCAGCTCGCGGGGCTGTCGAATGCGGCCATCCACGCCCCCTGGACGGCGTCGCCGGTGGAACTGGAGGCCGCCGGCATCAAGCTCGGCGAAACCTACCCGAGGCCGGTGGTGGACCATGCCGAGGCGCGCGAGCAGACGCTGCGGCGCTACGGTGCCGTGCGCGGCGCCGACCAGCCGCCGCTCAGCGGCGCGTCAGCACGATCTCCGCGCCGGCGTCGGAGCGTCCCCTGA
- a CDS encoding aspartate carbamoyltransferase catalytic subunit — MLYKRNPQLNKNGELIHLLSIEGLPKDIVTHILDTAANFTSVSDREVKKVPLLRGKSVFNLFFENSTRTRTTFEIAAKRLSADVINLDIARSSATKGESLLDTIANLSAMAADLFVVRHSESGAPYLIAQHVAPHVHVVNAGDGRHAHPTQGLLDMYTIRHYKKDFANLTVAIVGDVLHSRVARSDIHALTTLGCAEVRVVGPKTLVPGDMAGMGVRVCHTLEEGIRDCDVIIMLRLQNERMSGALLPSSQEFFKTYGLTPEKLQLAKPDAIVMHPGPINRGVEIDSAVVDGKQSVILPQVTFGIAVRMAVMSIVAGNEA, encoded by the coding sequence ATGCTCTACAAGCGAAATCCCCAGCTCAACAAGAACGGCGAACTGATCCACCTGCTGTCGATCGAGGGCCTGCCCAAGGACATCGTCACGCACATCCTCGACACCGCCGCCAACTTCACGAGCGTGAGCGACCGCGAGGTGAAGAAGGTGCCGCTCCTGCGCGGCAAGAGCGTGTTCAACCTGTTCTTCGAGAACTCGACGCGCACCCGCACCACCTTCGAGATCGCGGCCAAGCGCTTGAGTGCCGACGTCATCAACCTGGACATCGCGCGCTCCTCGGCCACCAAGGGCGAGTCGCTGCTCGACACCATCGCCAACCTGAGCGCGATGGCGGCCGACCTGTTCGTGGTGCGCCACAGCGAGTCGGGCGCGCCCTACCTGATCGCGCAGCACGTGGCGCCGCACGTGCACGTGGTGAACGCCGGCGATGGCCGCCATGCGCACCCGACGCAGGGGCTGCTCGACATGTACACGATCCGCCACTACAAGAAGGATTTTGCGAACCTCACGGTGGCGATCGTCGGCGACGTGCTGCACTCGCGCGTGGCGCGCTCCGACATCCATGCGCTCACCACGCTCGGCTGTGCCGAGGTGCGGGTGGTCGGCCCCAAGACGCTGGTGCCCGGCGACATGGCCGGCATGGGCGTGCGCGTATGCCACACGCTCGAAGAGGGCATCAGGGACTGCGACGTCATCATCATGCTGCGCCTGCAGAACGAGCGCATGAGCGGCGCGCTGCTGCCCTCGTCGCAGGAGTTCTTCAAGACCTACGGCCTCACGCCCGAGAAGCTGCAGCTGGCGAAACCGGATGCCATCGTCATGCACCCGGGGCCGATCAACCGCGGGGTGGAAATCGATTCGGCCGTGGTCGACGGAAAGCAGAGCGTGATCCTCCCGCAGGTCACCTTCGGCATTGCCGTTCGCATGGCCGTCATGAGCATCGTGGCGGGTAACGAAGCATGA
- the ruvX gene encoding Holliday junction resolvase RuvX: protein MAAAMPDVPAPPAAPAAVAVPPHFQSFLAFDFGLKRTGVASGNRLLGAATPQATIKAEGDARFAQVEARIKEWQPDALVVGVPYHPDGAPHENTRRAQKFARQLRGRFNLQVFEVDERYSTTEALASGARDADAASACIILEQFLRSLS, encoded by the coding sequence ATGGCCGCTGCCATGCCGGACGTTCCCGCTCCCCCCGCCGCCCCTGCTGCCGTTGCCGTTCCTCCCCACTTCCAGAGCTTCCTGGCCTTCGACTTCGGCCTGAAGCGCACCGGCGTCGCCAGTGGAAACCGGCTGCTCGGCGCCGCGACGCCGCAGGCCACCATCAAGGCCGAGGGCGACGCCCGCTTTGCGCAGGTCGAGGCCCGCATCAAGGAATGGCAGCCCGACGCGCTGGTGGTCGGCGTGCCTTACCACCCCGACGGCGCCCCGCACGAGAACACCCGCCGCGCGCAGAAGTTCGCGCGGCAGTTGCGTGGCCGTTTCAACCTGCAGGTGTTCGAGGTCGACGAGCGCTACAGCACGACCGAGGCGCTGGCCTCCGGCGCCCGCGATGCCGATGCCGCCTCGGCCTGCATCATCCTGGAGCAATTCCTAAGGAGTCTTTCGTGA
- a CDS encoding dihydroorotase, which produces MNILISNGRVVDPASGIDKKTDIAIADGRIAGIGRSPAGFKAERTIDAAGCIVAPGLVDLAARLREPGYEHEGMLESEMAAAIAGGVTSLVCPPDTDPVLDEPGLVEMLKFRAEKLQGARLFPLGALTRSLAGGVLTEMAELTEAGCIGFSQADVPLADTQVLQRALLYASTFGYTVWLRPQDRDLGKGVAASGPLATRLGLSGVPVSAETIAIFTIVELMKSTGARVHLCRISSAAGVALVRAAKAQGLPLTCDVSINSLHLADTDIGFFDSRARLNPPLRQQGDRDALSAALADGTIDALVSDHTPVEADAKTLPFAEAEPGATGLELLLPLALQWGERSGAGIVRALEVVTSAPARLLAAADAGTGIGRLAEGGVADLCVFDPGLEWQVQPEALKSQGKHTPFSGYPLLGRARHTLVAGRVVHG; this is translated from the coding sequence ATGAACATCCTTATCTCCAACGGCCGCGTCGTCGACCCCGCATCGGGCATCGACAAGAAAACCGACATCGCCATCGCCGACGGCAGGATCGCCGGCATCGGCCGCAGCCCGGCCGGCTTCAAGGCCGAGCGCACCATCGACGCCGCGGGCTGCATCGTCGCGCCCGGCCTCGTCGACCTGGCCGCGCGACTGCGCGAGCCCGGCTACGAGCACGAAGGCATGCTCGAAAGCGAAATGGCCGCGGCCATCGCGGGCGGCGTCACCAGCCTCGTGTGCCCGCCCGACACCGACCCCGTGCTCGACGAGCCGGGCCTGGTCGAGATGCTCAAGTTCCGCGCCGAGAAGCTGCAGGGCGCACGGCTCTTTCCGCTCGGCGCGCTCACGCGCAGCCTCGCGGGCGGCGTGCTCACCGAAATGGCCGAGCTCACCGAGGCCGGCTGCATCGGCTTCAGCCAGGCCGACGTGCCGCTGGCCGACACCCAGGTGCTGCAGCGCGCGCTGCTCTACGCGAGCACCTTCGGCTACACCGTGTGGCTGCGGCCGCAGGACCGCGACCTTGGCAAGGGCGTGGCGGCCAGCGGCCCGCTGGCCACGCGCCTGGGCCTCTCGGGCGTGCCGGTGTCGGCCGAAACCATCGCGATCTTCACCATCGTCGAGCTCATGAAGAGCACCGGCGCGCGCGTGCACCTGTGCCGCATCTCCAGCGCCGCGGGCGTGGCGCTGGTGCGCGCGGCCAAGGCGCAGGGCCTGCCGCTCACCTGCGACGTCAGCATCAACTCGCTGCACCTGGCCGACACCGACATCGGCTTCTTCGACAGCCGTGCGCGCCTCAATCCTCCGCTGCGCCAGCAGGGCGACCGCGATGCGCTGTCGGCCGCGCTGGCCGACGGCACCATCGATGCGCTGGTGTCCGACCACACGCCGGTCGAGGCCGATGCCAAGACGCTGCCCTTTGCCGAGGCCGAGCCCGGCGCAACCGGGCTCGAACTGCTGCTGCCGCTCGCGCTGCAGTGGGGCGAGCGCAGCGGCGCGGGCATCGTGCGCGCGCTGGAAGTCGTCACCTCCGCGCCCGCGCGGCTGCTGGCGGCCGCCGATGCGGGCACCGGCATCGGCCGGCTGGCCGAGGGCGGCGTGGCCGACCTGTGCGTCTTCGATCCGGGCCTCGAATGGCAGGTGCAGCCCGAAGCGCTCAAGAGCCAGGGCAAGCACACGCCGTTCTCGGGCTATCCGTTGCTGGGGCGCGCGCGCCACACCCTCGTCGCCGGCCGCGTGGTTCACGGCTGA